From Fulvivirga lutea:
ATAAAATGGGTAAAAAGCATGGCGAGGCCATTACCTATTATGAAAATGGAAATGTATATCAGTCCACTCCATACGTAGAGAATAAAATTCACGGCATAAGAAAGAAGTATCGTCAGAATGGGAAACTCATGGCTGAGATTCCTTATAATAACGACATGCCTTGCCAGGGCCTTGTAGAGTATTTATTGGACGGTTCGAAAAAGAAGAATTACCCCTCTATTGTGTTTAAAACTAATGATAACATTTTAAAAAGCGGTAAGTACGATTTAGAGATATTAATGTCTGATAAAAGTAGAAATGTCGATTATTATATAAATACACCCCTCTCTGAAGAGGGTTGCCTTGTAACTGAATTTGGAGCCAGATCTAATTACAAACCTGGTGTAATGAAGCTGACTTACAATTTACCGGAGGGCACATTTGTGATGGAAGAAATAAAGGTGCTGGCTGTTGTGAAAACTCGATTGGGCAATCCGTATATAACACAGGCTAAACACAACCTTGCCATTGAAAATAGAGGGTTTTAGCGGATCATACTTTTCCTTACTAACAATTCATGATTATGTGGCGACATATTAAGGCCTTCATTTAGTATTGATCGTGCCTTAGCTGTATATCCTTTTCTGAAATAGTAAACGGCTGTAATTGAATAGGCTCTGCCTAAATTTCCATGATCTATACTCAATTCAGGATCATAATGCTCTTCAAATAGCAGCTTATATTTCAGTCCTTCTTTTTCATTTTTAAGGTCGAAGTATTTGCCAAATTGCACGAGGTAAGTATTGGCAAGCATACTTTTGAAATAATTGTTTTCAAGTAGCGCAGGATAGATTTCTTTGAATTCTTCAAGTTTAACTAGTGCTTCTTCATTGCTGGACGTAAAAAGTGTCTTGGCTAAAGTGTTAATCAATAAATTATTAATGTCCTGATTCTGAGGTTTTGCCTCGTAAGCTTTACGAAAGAAGCTCAAACCTTCACTGTATTTGGCTTGATTATACAAAATTCGCCCCCTTTCATAATTGTAGATGTATGCGAATTCAATCTGCAATTTCGCATCGTTCGTTTTTGTTTCAATAAGCTCATAATACGCATCTAATTTTTCAGGCTGGTTTTTATCTACCAACAGTATGTTAATCATTCGGCTAAATTCACTGATAATCAGGTCTTGGTCGAGCTTTCCAGCTCTCCCAAGTCGCACAAGTAAATCCGCTGAAACAATATCTTCATATTCATGATCAACCAAATATTGAATGATGCTCGCCAGCCAAAAGTTTATAGTTTTATCTGAAGGATAAAAAAGCCAGGCCTTTTCTGCTTGTTGAAAAGCACCTAAAACATCTTCGTTCATAATCCTGTAAATGGCATCGTTCATGTACTGTATGCCAATGAGGTTGGTGAGATTAATATCTTCATCAGACAAATAATACTTTCTAAAAAGTTCTTCTGTTGTTTGAGTACGCATTTCAGAACTACTGATCAGTTTGGCCTTCGCTAATTGATTCACTAATTCCTGTTTGCTGTTGTCAGAGTAGTTCACAAAACCAAATTGCGGGTCAGTGGTTTCTACTAATACTTGCTCTGCTGCAGGGTATGCTACCAAATACACGTGTGTGGGTCTTTCTTTTACTGTATAAGGTATATTTAATTGCTCGAAAAAAATACCGTAAAGAGCAGTTGCCGATACGCAGTTGTATTTGCCATTTTCAAAAATATCAGCAAAATGATTTTCAGCTAAGTATTGGTCGAAAAAATGGTCGTGTACCTCTTCGTAGATGAATTTAATTTTTTTCTCAGGTTTTTTGCCAAGTGCTTTATTGGTGCTAAGTTCATTTAAAAAACTTTCGATGGACTTTTTAGCTACTTTGTAAGATTGAGATGTAGCTTCCGGATCGAGTGCAAAGAATAGTCCAACGAAATCCGTTTCTCCTTCAGAAATATACTTGTCAATTATTTCTTTCTCTAAATCAGAATTGTATTGGAGTTCACTTTTATAAACGAGCGAGTCCTGACTGTACGCATTCAGGAAAGTAAAAAGAAGTATGAATACTGATGGAATTCTAAAATTCATAGTTTAGCGAAATCCACAATAAATGCATCCGGATATCTCCTTTGCAGTTTGGCTTTAAATTCAGAGGCTTTTTCTCTGTTTTTAAAATCACCCACTACAATGGTATAAATCTTTACTCCGTTTAACACCTTCACTTGCACTGTCACCTCCTTTTGGTAACTCGATTTTAAATTATCTGCTAATCGAACAAGGTTAGCTAATTCCTTAAAACTACCAATCTGAACTCCAAAGCCCTTTGGGTCTATGCGATCCACATCAAATTCATAAAATTCCCGCTCGTCTACCGATACATGGCCTACAGGCTGACTCAATCCACCACCTTTACCATCACCAGCATCAACCACCTCAATTTTAACATCGGCCAAGCCATCATTAATAAAATTCAGTTTCTCAGCTGCAGATTTCGATAGGTCTATTACCCTACCCTCTACAAATGGTCCACGGTCGTTAATTCTTACCTCTACAGTTTTATTATTTTTAACGTTCGTGACTTTTACAATCGTTCCAAAGGGTAGTGTCTTATGAGCGGCAGTAAGCTTAGAATGCTTGTATTTTTCCCCACTGGCTGTTGGTCGGCCTTCGAACTTATCAGCATAGTAGGAAGCTTTGCCTTCTTGTATTTGGCAAAATGTAGATGAGACACATATCAATAATAGTAAAAGTGTGCTTAGTGATTTTAACATAGTAGTGTTTCTTAACAAGGTACGATTATCAGATAAAGATAATAAGAACGAAAGAAGATGGCTCAAATTCTTTTTTCAAAATTTATGATTAAATAAAGTCGTATTCTGTAGCTTTGCACGGCAAATAACATTAACGCTTATTTGCTATGTCACCAGACAATTCTAGATTTCCTGAAGCACTAACGTATGATGACGTGCTTCTTCAGCCAGGCTACTCAGAAGTTCTACCCAGAGATACAGATACTTCAAGCCAATTAACAAGAAATATACGATTGAATATTCCATTAGTGTCCGCTGCTATGGATACTGTAACTGAATATAATTTAGCCATTGCTATGGCACTTGAGGGTGGTCTTGGTTTTATTCATAAGAATATGACCAAAGAGGAACAAGCCAGCCAGGTGCGTAAAGTGAAAAGGTCACAAAGCGGCATGATCCTCGATCCTATTACTTTGAATATTGACTCTAAAGTGATGGATGCCGAGAATATTATGCGCGAATATAAAATTGGAGGTATTCCGGTTATTGATGAAGCAGGCAAGCTCATTGGTATTATCACCAATCGTGATTTAAGGTTTCATAAAGACATGTCAACGCCTATAAAAAGCATAATGACATCTAAGAACCTGATTACTGCTGAAGAGGATAATATTAACTTGGAGAAAGCCGAAGGCATTCTTCAGCAACATAAAATTGAAAAACTACCGATCGTAAACAAGTCGGGCATTCTTACAGGATTGATTACTTATAAAGATATTCTTAAGAAGCGCGATAAACCATTTGCATGTAAAGATGAATATGGCAGACTAAGAGTAGGTGCTGCAGTTGGTGTAACACCAGATATATTAGAAAGAATAGAGCTGCTAAAAAATGCAGGAGTTGATGTTGTGAGTATCGATACTGCTCATGGTCATTCAAAAGGGGTAATAGATCAGGTTAGAGAGGTTAAAAAGACTTATCCCGATTTAGAAATTATTGCTGGTAACATTGCAACAGGAGAGGCGGCAAAAGCATTAGTAGATGCCGGGGCTGATGGTATCAAAGTTGGAGTTGGTCCTGGTAGTATTTGTACCACTAGAATTATTGCTGGTGTGGGTGTTCCACAACTTTCAGCAGTACACGAATCAGCGAATGCCATTAAAGGCTCTGGTGTACCTGTTATTGCTGATGGTGGTATCAGGTTCTCTGGCGACATTGTAAAAGCCTTAGCTGGTGGCGCTCAAAGTGTAATGGTAGGTTCACTTTTGGCAGGTACAGAAGAGGCTCCAGGTAAAGTTATAATTTATGAAGGCCGAAAGTTCAAATCATATAGAGGTATGGGCTCGTTAGAAGCTATGGAAGATGGCTCTAAAGACAGATATTTCCAGGACGCTGAAGATGATATTAAAAAGTTAGTACCTGAAGGTATTGTAGGAAGAGTACCATATAAAGGATTGGTGTCTGAAGTGTTGTATCAATTAGTTGGTGGTTTGAAAGCTGGCATGGGATACTGTGGTGCTAAAAACATTGAAAAGTTGAGCGAGGCTAAATTTGTAAAAATCACAACGGCTGGTGTAAATGAAAGCCACCCGCACGATATTTTTATCACGCGAGAAGCGCCTAACTACAGCAGATAACATTAGTTAGTATAGAGAATAAAAGCGGAGTTTACTCCGCTTTTTGCATTTATTAACTTATTGTAAATCCAATATTTATTATCTTCAAGGCTGCTATGTTAAGTGCTAAAGCTATAATCAGATTAAGTACACTTGTGTCCATTCTTTCGTGGGTGGCATTAGTATTTACTGATCTTTCGATTGTCTTTAGCAGCACGAGCAGCATCAACCCAAGTGTGGATGACGAAGTACCTAAAATACTCCTCAGTCTTTTCGCATTTTCAGTTTTCCTATATTATAAATTCAAGATTGAAAAGGCCGAAAGCATCAACTTTGTTGACTTACTCTGGAAGGTATTTGTTACCGGACTTGTTGTAACAATAGTATCACTATTCTTTCGTCTGATACTCAACTTATTGGGCAACACAAAGTTAGCGGGCAATGTGGTGTTTCTTGATTTTCTATACCTCGTAAACCTTGGTTTAATCATATCATTCCTGGTTTCCACATTTGTGGTTTGGAAGCGGCTCATACTCTATCAAAAATCTAAATTTTTACTAACAACCTGGAAGGTTTTTGAATATGCCTTGTTAGGTAGTTTAGTGTATAGCCTCTTTGGCGGACCGGCTGTAGTATGGTTTAGAGAATACTACATAACTATTTTGATCTTAATGGGTCTATTCCTTTCGGCCAATATGAAATGGGTGGCATACCTTAATTTCAAACAAAAGTGGAAAAGTATCCTGTTGATAGCGTTGGCCATGTTCTATCTTGGCTATTTCAGTGTCACTTTATACGGTTTTTCAGTAGATATTTCAGAGCAGACAAACCAGTTTCAGGATTTTAGAGATAGTGTGTTCGTAACATCAATGATCAGTTTCATTTTTGTGTATGCACTGTTCTCACTACTAGTAATATTATTTAATCTACCAACCTCATCTGTTTTCGAACAAAAGTTAGAGGAGGTTTTAAACTTCCAGCGTTTAAGCCAGAGTATCCAGACTGAACAGAATGAAGAGCGTGTTTATGACATTTTATTAGAAAGCTCAGTAAGTACTGTTTTTGCCGATGCTGCGTGGATAGAACTACACGATACCCGAAGTGGCAGTACTTTCTTCACCCATCATATAGAGGAAGATGAAATTCTAAAGATTAAGAAACATTTTGTTGATAATAACATCAAAGGTATTCTTGACAAAGGCAGTGATAGAACAAAGAACCTAGGCAAGTACTTAGCAACTTTAAAAGCAACACGTTTCAGATCTATGATCGCCTTTCCTGTACATGTGAAAGGAAAGCAAGAAGCTACTTTGGCATTGTTAAAAGAAGTAAGCGATGGTTTTAATAAAGAAAATGCCAATATCATTGATGCATTTAGTAATCAGGCTGGGATATCGATTGAAAACTTTAGACTACTTTCAGAGGCACTACAAAACGAGCGATATAAAGAGGAATTAAAAATTGCCAAAAAAGTGCAAAGCAGTTTGCTTCCAAAGGACTTGGCAGTTAGTAAAGATTTTGAAGTCACCGCATTCTCAGAAGCAGCCGATGAGGTAGGGGGTGACTATTACGATACACTGGTAATCGATGATCATCGAGTAGCGATAATCATTAGTGATGTTTCAGGTAAAGGAACTTCAGCGGCCTTTCACATGTCGCAAATGAAAGGGGTATTCCAAAGTTTGGCACAATTAGGCCTTGAGCCTAAAGAGTTTTTGGTGAAGGCCAATACAGCGCTGAGCAAGTGCTTAGACAAAACTTCGTTTATCACCACCTCTTTTTTTGTAGTAGATACAAAAAAGAAAGTGGTTGAATTTGCCCGAGCTGGTCACTGCCCAACGCTGTACTTCGATTCAGAAAAGAAGCAATGGGAGTTCTTTCAAAATAAGGGGTTAGGTCTTGGAATCTTACGAAATGGAGATTTTGCAAACTTTATTCAGCCAAATAAGTTTTCATACAAGCCGGGGGATATAATTATACTGTATACGGATGGTATAACTGAAGCCAAGAATATGAAGGGGCATGAGTTCGGGTATGAAAGACTTCAGGAAGCTGTGACTAAAACGGTGAATTGCACTGCTGAAGAAATCCAGAAAGCGATTATTGACGATTTATATGAGTTCACAGGAACTCCTGTTATAGATGACGATTATACCACAGTGGTAATAAAATTTAGAGAATCTTGATTAGATAAACATTAGTATAAACAATACGTAAAAGAGATATGGTTGACGTAAAGAGAATTCAGGAAGGTAGTTACGATTTAATAAATATAATAGGTGAGGTAGATGCAAGCTCATCTATAGAGTTGGATAACGCCATGGATGAAGCTGTTAAAAGCGGCCGTAAGTCTTTCCTGGTCGACTGTTCTTCCCTTGAATATATTTCTTCAGCTGGTTTAGGAGTATTTATGTCGTATATAGAGGAATTTAAGAAGCACGAAATCAATATAGTTTTTTATGGCTTGAATGAGAAGGTGGCAAATGTTTTTGAAATCTTGGGCCTCGATCAATTATTAATAATTAAAAACTCGAAGGAAGAGGCTAAAGAGGCGCTATAATGAAGTATAGTTATAAAGTACCTTGTAAAAAAGAGAAGCTTAGGGATATCAGATCTTTTGTAAAAGAGATTTTAGATAAGCATGGCCTCTCTGAAATTGACTCAAGCACCTTAGTGCTTGCCATCGATGAGGTATGTGCTAACTTAATTATTCATTCACATCAATGTAATGCCAAGGATTCTATAGAAATTGTGATTAATGTTGATCAGGAGGTGGGCATTATTTTCGATATAATTGATAAGGCTGAGATTTTTGATATCAGCAATTATGAAGAACCTCAGCTCGAAGATATTATTAAAAAGCAACGCAAAGGAGGCTTAGGGTTAATATTAGTTAAAAGAATAATGGATAATATTCAAATTATTCAAGATCCTACAAAAAACATTTGCCGCATGACAAAAAAGATACAAGTGGCGTAATACACTCCTTTTTCCTACAAAATCGTTAAAATTGCAGGGTTTTTCAAACTAACCATTTATGGTACTTAAAAAGTTATTTTTTATATATCTAGCACTAATTCTAGTAAGCCATTCAGCTGTGGGACAGAAGAAAACAGCGGATGATATCCTATTCACCGTAGAAGATCAATCTGTTACTGTAGAAGAATTCAAATATGTATATAACAAGAATAATATAAATAACGATAGTGCCTTCACTAAGAAGGATATCGAGAATTACTTTGACCTCTTTATCAACTTTAAGCTAAAAATTAAAGAGGCTAAAAATCGGAAGATGGACCAATCTGATGCTTTCAAGGAGGAACTGAACGGTTATATTGAACAATTGAAAAAACCATACCTAACAGAAAATGCCGTTACAAATCGCCTTATTGAAGAGGCCTATAACAGATTCAAGCAGGAAATAAGAGCACAACACATACTTATTAAGCTGGATGAAGAAGACACCCTCAAAGCATACAATAAAGCCTTGGAGGTAAGGGAAATGATTGTTAATGGACAGCCATTTAACGAGGTTGCCCAAAAATACTCCGATGATCCATCGGTTAAAATCAATAACGGTGACTTAGGATATTTTACATCATTTCAGATGGTTTATCCTTTTGAGTCGGCCGCTTATAACACTGCGGAAGGAGAAATTAGTATGCCTGTAAGAACTCAATTCGGCTATCATTTGGTAAAAGTTCTGGATAAAAGGCCAGCCAATGGGAAAGTACAAGTAGCTCATATTATGCTAAGACATAAAGCGGATACCACAACTGTGAGAGATAAAATATTTGAAATATATGAGCAGGCAACTGGTGGTGTAGATTGGAATGAGTTGGTTAAGCAATACTCTGAAGACGTAAATAGTAAAAATACAAAAGGCATTTTAAGGGCGTTCTCAGTTGGTCAAATGCCAATTGAGTTCCAGGAGGCATCCTTTCAATTAAAGGATGAAGGACAGATTTCAGACCCAATCAAAACTAAGTATGGCTGGCACATTATTAAGCTAGTAAAAAGAGAAGGCATTGATTCCTTTGATAACATGAAGGATATGATCTCGGCAAGAATTAGCAAAGATGTTAGGTCCGAATTAAACGAAAAGGTACTGATTCAGAGGCTGAAGAAGGAAAATGGATTTTCAGTAAATGAAAAAGCCTATAAACTACTTAAAGAAAAGGCAGATAGCAGTGTCCTAAAAGGTAATTGGAAACCTGAATTAGGAAAGAAAAGCCCTGATAATCTATTAACTATTGGTAACTCTGAAATATCAGCCAATCAGTTTGTAGAATTTGTTAATGAAGAAGACAAAAGTAAATCATCTTCACCTGGGTATACTATAGACTTATTATTTGAAAAATTTCAAAATATTCAAATAAAGAAATATGAGGAGGATCATCTGGCAGATAAGTATATTGATTATAAAATGCTAGTGAAAGAATACCATGAAGGAATTTTACTATTTCAGTTAATGGAAGAAGAGGTATGGAATAAAGCCATTGAAGACTCAGTAGGGCTGGCCAACTTCTATGAAAAGCATAAAGAGGATTATATGTGGGGTAAAAGAGCAGAAGTGAAGTTGTACAGTGCCTCAGACAAATCAATCATATCAAGAATACAGAAGGCTATCGAAGAAAAAGATAGTACTTATTTAAGGAAAGAAAATCTATATAAAACCTATAATTCAGGTAGTTCTGTAACTTTGCAAACTGAATCAGGGCTATTTGAAAAAGGAGTCATCGAAGCTTTGGATAGAGTGAATTGGGAAGTTGGTGTGTATACTACTGAATATGCCGGCAAGCATCATTTAGTTGTAATTTCAGGAGTGGAGGAACCTCGTATAAAAAAATTGAATGAGGCAAAAGGGGCTGTAATTTCAGATTACCAAAACGAGTTGGAGAAAGAATGGCTCAAAACATTAAAAGAAAAGTATTCAGTCAACGTTAATCAAAAAGCACTAAATAAAGTCTATGAACAGTTGGTTCAATAAAGCAGTACTGATTTTACTTGTAGCATTAATTTCTTCTTGCGATTTAATTAAAATGAAAGAAGATGTTGTGGCTGAAGAGACAATGCCCGAACCGGTAGCAAGAGTGGGAGATCAGTTTCTATATCCGGATGATTTGGAAGGTATTGCTACTGCAGGAATGACTTCTGAAGATAGTACTGAGAGAACCATGAGGTTTGTTAATAACTGGGTACGTAAACAAATACTCATTCAGGAGGCAGCAACTAAGATTGAATTTGATGAAGCCGAAATTGAAAGAAAAATTCTTGACTATCGATTTAGCCTGATGGGCTACGAATACCAATCTTATTACATTAATCAAAACCTAGATAAGGAAGTTTCAGATGCTGAAATTGAAGAGTATTATAAAGAGAACATTGATAATTTCTTACTTAAGCAAAACATCATCAGAGGAAAGTTTATTAAACTACCTGTTGGGGCGCCAAAAATAGATAAAGTTAAAAATCTGATTAACTCTAAAAAGCAGGATAAAATTGAAGAGCTAAATTCTTATGCTTTAAGTTTCGCGGCCACTTACCAGTTAAACGATTCAGTTTGGATGGTATTTGATGAAGTAATTAAGAACTCACCTTTGGCTGAAATACCCAATAAGATTCAGTATTTACAGAATAATAAGTACATAGAAACATCCGACTTGCAATTCAGGTATTTCATTAAAATTGAGGAGTACAGAATATCGGACAACACTTCTCCTCTGGAGTTTGTGAAGGAGGACATTAAAAACATCATTATTAATAAGAGAAAAGTGCAGTTGGCACAGCAGTTAGAAGAAGATTTATATGAGCGAGCAAAGACAAACAAAGAGTTTGAAATTTATTAGAAATATATTCCTACTAGTACTATTTCATTTGAGTATGATACCTTCTTTCGGCCAGGAAGGCGGGGTAATGGTCGATGAAATCATCAGCAAGGTTGATAATTACATAGTCTTAAAATCAGACCTTGAAAGGGCTTATATGAACTACCTGTCAAGTGGAAATTCAGCATCATCGCAGGCTAAATGCGGTATTTTAGCTCAGTTAATTAGTGGTAAGCTTATGGTGGCCAAAGCTGAAATAGATTCTGTAGAAGTGAGTGATGCGTTGGTTGATAATAACCTCGACAGAAGAATGCAGATTATTCTTTCACAGTATGGAGGATCAGAGGAGCAACTGGAACAGTACTATGGAAAATCTTTAGATGATATTAAAGAAGATATCAGGGACGATGTTAAGGAGCAACTCACTGTTGAAACAATGCAGAATGAGATTATTAAGGATTTGAAGGTGACACCCGCTGAGGTGAAGAAGTTCTTTGCCAAAATTCCTAAAGACAGTCTACCATATTTTTCTACCGAGGTAGAAGTAGGTCAAATAGTGAGAATCCCAACCATTAGTGCTGAAAGTAAAAATGAGTTAAAACTGAAGCTTAATCTACTAAAGAAGCGCGCAGAGGCAGGTGAAAGTTTTGAAGCACTGGCGAGAGAGTATTCACAAGGGCCAAGTGCTAAATATGGCGGAAATTTAGGATTTGCTCAACGTGGCGCCATGGCTCCGAAATTTGAAGCAAATGCGTTAAAGTTAAAGCCTAATCAAATTTCTGATGCATTTGAAACAGAGTTTGGAATACATATTGTTCAGTTGATTGAGCGAAGAGGAAATGAGTATAATTCCAGACATATCATTCTCATTCCTGATCCTTCTGAAGCAGATATAAAAAGAACGAGCAATTCACTCGATAGTATCAGGCAATTAATTGTTAGGGATAGTATTACGTTTGAAAAGGCAGCGAAGGAATTTTCAGAAGATAAAAGAACTGCCGGAAGTGGTGGCTTTTTTACTGATAGCCAAGGGGGATTTAAAATTTCTGTAGAAGATTTAGATCCGGTAATATTTTTTACGATTGATAGTATGCAGGTAGGTGATATTAGTAAGCCAGTAAAATTCAGAAGGGATGACGGAAAAGAGGCTGTAAGAATTCTATATTATAAATCTAAGGTTAGTCCTCATCAGGCCAATTTGAAGCAAGACTGGCAAAAAATTCAAGCTGCTACTTTAAACGAAAAGAAATCACGTATTTTAAGTGAATGGTTCGATAAGGCAAGAAATGATGTATTTATTAGCATTGATGATACCTATGATTATTGTGGCATTCTCAACTAATAAATAGTTACTTCGTAACTACTACTTAAAACTAAAGTTTATGAAAGAATTTAAGACAGATGTAGAAGCTGCTGATGGTTTGTTCGAGGCTTATAATTCTCTTAAAAAGGAAATTTCGAAAGTAGTAGTTGGCCAGGATGAAGTAGTAAGACTGTTACTCACTTCAATATTTTGTGGAGGTCATTGTTTATTGGTAGGCGTTCCAGGCCTTGCCAAGACGCTCCTTATACAAACTATGTCATCGGCACTTGATCTTAAATTTAATCGTATTCAGTTTACGCCTGATTTAATGCCGTCAGATATTGTTGGAGCAGAAACTTTAGATAAAGACAGGAACTTTAAATTTATTAGAGGGCCAATATTCTCCAACATTATTCTTGCCGATGAAATAAACCGAACACCACCTAAAACTCAAGCTGCTCTGTTAGAATCGATGCAAGAATATGCTGTAACCATTGGTGGACAAAAGCATAGTTTAGATCGACCGTTCTTTGTGTTAGCAACTCAGAACCCAATTGAGCAGGAAGGTACCTATCCTTTACCAGAAGCCCAGCTTGATCGATTTATGTTTAATGTGGTATTGGATTATCCAAGTTATAATCAGGAGTTGGATATTGTTAAAAATACTACATCTGATGTTACTACACAGGTATCTCACATACTATCAGGTGATGAAATCACTTATTTCCAGCACTTGGTAAGAAAAGTGCCTATTGCTGATAATGTGGTAGAATATGCTGTAAATCTGGTTCAAAAAACCAGACCAAGCACTGAGCGAGCAACACAAATTACAAATGATTACCTGGAATGGGGGGCTGGTCCCAGAGCATCGCAGTTCCTTGTATTAGGTGCTAAGTGCAATGCACTTCTTAATGGTAACTATTCACCGGATATAGCTGATGTTCAGGCGGTAGCCAAACCAACTTTAAGGCATAGGTTGGTAAGAAACTTTAAGGCCGAGGCTGAAGGATACGATATCAATAAAATTATTGATAACCTGCTGTAATGTTACCTGCCATTAGCAGATTCATCTCTGATGGTTAATGTACTCCCTGAAAGTGAAGTTTCGTAAATTCTTAAAGGTGATCTGGCAGGACCCGTTGTTGGAATGGCATCAGGAAAGTTGTAATTAGAACCGCAACAAGTGTCTACCATATAGAACCCTGAGGAATGAACATCTACTGTCGCACAAGCAGAGTTAGGTTCAAAAGAGCAGTTTCTTTCGTAGGCGATGTAATTTGTGTCAGATTCCTTATAGATTATAATTCCTCTTACTCCACCTTCAATGTAAATATATCC
This genomic window contains:
- a CDS encoding toxin-antitoxin system YwqK family antitoxin, encoding MRKSNLFLLLVALLFSSCDMFESNKKKGGKKIKDGVVKQYRANNVLKNEITYKDGVRHGVAKTYYEDGTLRQKIDYKMGKKHGEAITYYENGNVYQSTPYVENKIHGIRKKYRQNGKLMAEIPYNNDMPCQGLVEYLLDGSKKKNYPSIVFKTNDNILKSGKYDLEILMSDKSRNVDYYINTPLSEEGCLVTEFGARSNYKPGVMKLTYNLPEGTFVMEEIKVLAVVKTRLGNPYITQAKHNLAIENRGF
- a CDS encoding tetratricopeptide repeat protein codes for the protein MNFRIPSVFILLFTFLNAYSQDSLVYKSELQYNSDLEKEIIDKYISEGETDFVGLFFALDPEATSQSYKVAKKSIESFLNELSTNKALGKKPEKKIKFIYEEVHDHFFDQYLAENHFADIFENGKYNCVSATALYGIFFEQLNIPYTVKERPTHVYLVAYPAAEQVLVETTDPQFGFVNYSDNSKQELVNQLAKAKLISSSEMRTQTTEELFRKYYLSDEDINLTNLIGIQYMNDAIYRIMNEDVLGAFQQAEKAWLFYPSDKTINFWLASIIQYLVDHEYEDIVSADLLVRLGRAGKLDQDLIISEFSRMINILLVDKNQPEKLDAYYELIETKTNDAKLQIEFAYIYNYERGRILYNQAKYSEGLSFFRKAYEAKPQNQDINNLLINTLAKTLFTSSNEEALVKLEEFKEIYPALLENNYFKSMLANTYLVQFGKYFDLKNEKEGLKYKLLFEEHYDPELSIDHGNLGRAYSITAVYYFRKGYTAKARSILNEGLNMSPHNHELLVRKSMIR
- a CDS encoding septal ring lytic transglycosylase RlpA family protein, giving the protein MLKSLSTLLLLLICVSSTFCQIQEGKASYYADKFEGRPTASGEKYKHSKLTAAHKTLPFGTIVKVTNVKNNKTVEVRINDRGPFVEGRVIDLSKSAAEKLNFINDGLADVKIEVVDAGDGKGGGLSQPVGHVSVDEREFYEFDVDRIDPKGFGVQIGSFKELANLVRLADNLKSSYQKEVTVQVKVLNGVKIYTIVVGDFKNREKASEFKAKLQRRYPDAFIVDFAKL
- the guaB gene encoding IMP dehydrogenase, producing the protein MSPDNSRFPEALTYDDVLLQPGYSEVLPRDTDTSSQLTRNIRLNIPLVSAAMDTVTEYNLAIAMALEGGLGFIHKNMTKEEQASQVRKVKRSQSGMILDPITLNIDSKVMDAENIMREYKIGGIPVIDEAGKLIGIITNRDLRFHKDMSTPIKSIMTSKNLITAEEDNINLEKAEGILQQHKIEKLPIVNKSGILTGLITYKDILKKRDKPFACKDEYGRLRVGAAVGVTPDILERIELLKNAGVDVVSIDTAHGHSKGVIDQVREVKKTYPDLEIIAGNIATGEAAKALVDAGADGIKVGVGPGSICTTRIIAGVGVPQLSAVHESANAIKGSGVPVIADGGIRFSGDIVKALAGGAQSVMVGSLLAGTEEAPGKVIIYEGRKFKSYRGMGSLEAMEDGSKDRYFQDAEDDIKKLVPEGIVGRVPYKGLVSEVLYQLVGGLKAGMGYCGAKNIEKLSEAKFVKITTAGVNESHPHDIFITREAPNYSR
- a CDS encoding PP2C family protein-serine/threonine phosphatase encodes the protein MLSAKAIIRLSTLVSILSWVALVFTDLSIVFSSTSSINPSVDDEVPKILLSLFAFSVFLYYKFKIEKAESINFVDLLWKVFVTGLVVTIVSLFFRLILNLLGNTKLAGNVVFLDFLYLVNLGLIISFLVSTFVVWKRLILYQKSKFLLTTWKVFEYALLGSLVYSLFGGPAVVWFREYYITILILMGLFLSANMKWVAYLNFKQKWKSILLIALAMFYLGYFSVTLYGFSVDISEQTNQFQDFRDSVFVTSMISFIFVYALFSLLVILFNLPTSSVFEQKLEEVLNFQRLSQSIQTEQNEERVYDILLESSVSTVFADAAWIELHDTRSGSTFFTHHIEEDEILKIKKHFVDNNIKGILDKGSDRTKNLGKYLATLKATRFRSMIAFPVHVKGKQEATLALLKEVSDGFNKENANIIDAFSNQAGISIENFRLLSEALQNERYKEELKIAKKVQSSLLPKDLAVSKDFEVTAFSEAADEVGGDYYDTLVIDDHRVAIIISDVSGKGTSAAFHMSQMKGVFQSLAQLGLEPKEFLVKANTALSKCLDKTSFITTSFFVVDTKKKVVEFARAGHCPTLYFDSEKKQWEFFQNKGLGLGILRNGDFANFIQPNKFSYKPGDIIILYTDGITEAKNMKGHEFGYERLQEAVTKTVNCTAEEIQKAIIDDLYEFTGTPVIDDDYTTVVIKFRES
- a CDS encoding STAS domain-containing protein — encoded protein: MVDVKRIQEGSYDLINIIGEVDASSSIELDNAMDEAVKSGRKSFLVDCSSLEYISSAGLGVFMSYIEEFKKHEINIVFYGLNEKVANVFEILGLDQLLIIKNSKEEAKEAL
- a CDS encoding ATP-binding protein, encoding MKYSYKVPCKKEKLRDIRSFVKEILDKHGLSEIDSSTLVLAIDEVCANLIIHSHQCNAKDSIEIVINVDQEVGIIFDIIDKAEIFDISNYEEPQLEDIIKKQRKGGLGLILVKRIMDNIQIIQDPTKNICRMTKKIQVA